CAACCGAAACCGAACCATGACTGACGATACTCCCAACGGAACGCCCGACAACGACCTATTCGCACAAGATGAAGCGTCCGCTCACCGCTTCGTCGCCGGACGCACAGGCACCGGGAAAATCGACTGTCTCATCGAGCTAGCGGCGGCCGCCCATGCCGAGAGCGCCCCCGAGTGGTTCGACCCGAAAGCCGACCACGAGGACGGAACCACAGGGGGTGACAGCTAATGGGTCTGACCTCGTTCCTCAGCGGTGATTCCGAGCCGTCGGTCATCGAGGCCGACGACACGCTTGCGACCGACCTCTACGACCGCTCGCGTGACGCGCGCCTCCAGACCGTTCGCCCGTACAAAAACACTGAGAACGGCCTCGAACGCGGCATGAAGCTGCTCACCGCGCTCCACGATCCCGACACCGGGATGTTCGGGATGCGAAACAAGTCCGAATCGCTCGCTTTCGAGCTCCACTACGGCGCTGAAACCGAACTCTTGCAGTCCCGCGTTGCGACGAAATCCGAAGAACGCTTCGAACTCGTCGACCGCCAAGTGCAATCGCATTACGGCGATAGCGACACGCGAGAGGTGGACCCCGCGTTTCTTGAGGTTCAGCCCGGCCAGTACGTGTCCGGCACGACGCTGCAACTCCGCCAGCGCGACGAGTTCGAGCGCCTGCGCCCGATCAGGAACTTCCGACTCGATCCCGACCACTTCGAGATCGGCCCGTTCCGCTCGATCGCCCGCGAGATGGTCGGCGCGGCCCACCGCCCCGATTGTGACGTGCTCGTGCAGTCAGTCATCAAGCCCGCCGTCTCCACCGCCAAATGGGACCGCAACAACTGGTGGTACGGGATCGACCAGACGATCGATTCGGTGACTGGCAAGGACGGCGGGAGCTCGATGAACTGGGGTGAGGTCGGCAAGGCCATCACCGAACCCATCCAGCAGGCCGCCATGACTGAAAAACAACGTAGCCGTGAGGAACGCAGTCGTCGACGCGAGCGTGAGGAGAACGGCAACCGCTTCACCGGCGGGAGCGGCGAGGAGCCGACCGCCAGCCGGTCGGACGTCGCCCAGTTGCTCGATCAGCAGCGCGGGATGCGTGGCTATCACCTCTGCATCCGTATCATCGCCGTCAGCGACGATCGCGAGGAAGCACAGAAGCGCGTGCAGGATACCGCGGGGATGTTCCGCAACTTCTACGACTCGCGCTTCCAGCAGGGCTTCGTCCCGGTCAACCCCTCCGGCAAGAAGCTCCACCGGATGCTCCAGCACGCCGCGAGCCGGGAATACACCGACCGCAAAATGACCTTCCCCGTGGATACGCTTACCGGCGTCTGTAAAATCCCGACCGATCTCGCGCTCCAGCAGTTCGACCACTCGATGTCCGCCGCTGGACAGGGTGTTCCACCACGCACACCCCGGTTTGACTGGGACGAAGCGGGCCTCGACAGGGCGACGGCCTCGCTTACCGAGCGCCAGCGCGCGCTGCTGTCGACGACCGACCCGACCCAACCCTACTGGTACGGCTACGGGATGCGGAGCGAGGTCGAAGCCGGCGTCAAGCCCGACATCCTGAACGTTCACCAGTTCGTCGGTGGCTCGACTGGTGTCGGGAAAACCACGCTGCTCACCAACTTCTTCTATCAGGTGATGCAGCGCGGCCACGGCGGCCTGTTCTTCGATCCGAAGGGACAGGATGCCAAAGACATCGTTCGACTGTTGCCCGACCACCGCGAAGACGACCTCGTATTCATCGATATCGGTGCCGATGCCGAGTACGAGGTCGGCTTCAACTTTCTCGAAATCCCGCTCGAAGACCCCGATCCCGAGAGTCAAGCCTTCGATAGTGCCGTGAGCGCTCTCGCAGACGATTTCGAGGCGCTGCTGGCCCAGTCCGGTGACGGCAGCAGTTGGGGAGCGCGTATGAGCGGGATTACCCGCGCGGTCGTCCGTGGTCTCGCCGAGTATCAGGTGCGTACCGACGAGACCGTGACGATGCTGGATATGGCGTTCCTGCTCGCCGACGAGGAAGGCCGCCAGCGCATCCACGAGATGATGGGCGAGGAACGCATCGAGTGGATTCAACAGGCCACCCACGTCATCGCCGAATACTCGCAGGATGACCTCGAACCGCTATTCCGGCGGCTCTGGGAGTGGATCTTTTCGAGTACCATCCGCTCGGTCGCGAGCCACCCCTCCACAACGATCTCGATCGACGACATCGTGCGCGAGGGGAAGATCGTGGTCGTGCGGAACAGTTCGGGCGCGGACACGCCGAAGCGACTCATCACGACGGCACTCCTGCGACGATTGTGGGTATCGATCCGCGAGCAGACCAACCGCGACGATCACCCCGACCCGCCGCAGTTCTACGTCGTCTGCGACGAGTTCGATAAAGTCGTGAGCGAGAAGTCGAACATCCACAATATCCTGCGAGAGGCCCGTGCGTTCGGTCTCTCGCTGACGTTCGCCGCCCAGAACCTCGACACGGGTGGTGGTGACGACGTGGGTATCCCCGAGAGCATTCAGAAAGCGATCCGCGGCAACTGCAAGACGTTCCTCACCTTCGACCCCGGCGACCCCGAGGACGCCAAAGACATCGCCCACCAGCACTCGAAAAGCATCGACGGCGAGGACATCGAGGAGCTGTCGAAGTTTCGCATCTACATGCGGACTCACGACGATCAGGACGACAAGACCGACTCCTACAAGGTCCAGACGTTGCCGCCAGCGCCGGAATCGCTCTCCGACGGGAAAGTGCGTTCTGACGCCGAGACCAACACGTTGATCGCTGAGTCACAGGAACGCTACGGCCAGCCCGTCCGTTCGAACAGCGACATCAAAGACGAGATGCTGATCGATGCGACCGGCGGCACTGGCACGATCGACGCCGATGCAGCGCTGCCCGACGAGCTCGACATGGAGGACAAGCGCGTGCGTAATCGCGCGCTGAAAGTCATATACGACGAGTCGGTGCGGCAGGGCGATCCCGGCGGCTTCGTTGCCGTCGAGGACTGCCTCGGCCGCCTACGCCGGTATCTCCCCGGCGGCGAGGAGATCAACAGTGTCGGACAGGCATGGCGCGAGGTTTTCCAAGAAATCTCGGATGCCTACCTCGCCGACCGCGAGAACGTTATCGAGGAGGGTGAGGACGCCCAGACCGAGGTGAAGGCGCTCGATACGGGCTTCATGAACATCGGCCACAAGGAAAACGACGGCGGGAAAGAGCACTGGGAGCAGATGGCCGACGCCTACGTACCGTTCACACAGTTGGGCTTCGTCTTCGACATCCCCGAGCAGACGGGTGGAGCCATGCCCGACGGTCTCGCCAAGCTCGACGACGCGCTGTATCTGGATGATCTCGACGTCGACGACCACGATCGGGTAGCCACGCGGGTCAACAACTATCGCGACGAGCACGCGGTTCTCGACCGGCTGGCCGGGACGCAGGATGCGTTCATCGAATCCGAGCACTCGACAGGTCAAACACAGCCCTCGCAGACGATCTCGAACCTTGCACAAGCGCACAACGAGGGCCATCGGTGCCTGTTCATCTGCCGGCCGGGGGACGCAGAAGCGATCTATGATACGGTGGCCGGCGAGGAACCATGTTACCGGGATGGTCATTCTATTGAGGGCGAGCAGCGCTTCTACACGTTCACGAACAGTCTCAGCATTGACGGCCAGCAGATCACCCGCCCCGGTGCGTCCGACAACGTGTGGGTGTACGACGAGCAGACCGGCCAGTACATCCTCCGTGACAACGACGGCACCGAGCACGCACGCTTCAACACGGCAGCGGACATCTTCACCGACGCCAGCGCCTATCCTTCCGGTGGCGACCGGACGATCAAGCCGCCGGCCATCCCCGAATACGAGTTCGACGGTGGCGATCCGAACGCCGTCGAGTGGGACATCATCACCGTTCCCGAATCCGAACGTGACGAGGACGGCGAGAAGATACCGCTCTCGTCTGCTGATCTCGAACTCTACCGACCGGACGAGGAGAACCAACCGCTCTCAGAGATGATCTTACAAGTGTGCCACGGCGATGGCAGCGATGAACAGGCGGTTGAGCCGTCCAGTCCAGCGGATACGGCAGGGAAAGAGCCAACGGTGTCAGATGGTGGTTCTGACACAGCAGAAGTAGCAAACACCGACAAGACCGACGGTGTTAGCCAGAACGAAACCAACGAGGAAGAAACTCAGGGCTCTCACGATGATCCAGAAGCGGATAACATCTCCCGTCTCAGCTAATCAGTCAGAGTCCAACTGTTGAGCGAGATCTTCAACGAAATCAGCCATCTCGTTGTGGGCGTCTTTTATTTCCTCAATCTCAGTCTCGATTGAGTCAACCCGCTGTTCAAGCACTGCAACGTCGTCCGGGGAGACGAATACACGGGCTGGTGTTGAGACTACCTCGTCGCAAAACGATCTTCCCCGTGAGGTCAACGTCCACGTCCGAGCAGTGGGTCCACCGCCGTGATGATATTCCCGCTCATCTTGTTCTGCGACGAGTCCCCACTGCTCTAACCGATCTAAATGGTGTATGATACTACCACGAGAGACAGATGTATGATCGCGCAAATCTGCCGTGCTCAACACCTCCCGGTCAGTTTCCAAAAACGCGATGAGTAACTCTTCCCGTGGCTCCCCAAGTGCTTCCCCGATTGTTTCAAAATCCAACTCTTTGCCGTCCGTCTCTGCGCTGAATGGTCCGCTACTCATAGGCCTATATTATCTTATATTTGCTTATCCTAATAGATGACGATATGATCATATTGAAGACACCGACCTACCCGCATGGGGGGACCCCTTCCCCCGGTTAGAGAGTATAGCTGGTTGGGGGTCCGAGTGAGCGGGTGCCGCCGCGGTGGCGGTGCTGGCAGAAGCCCCGTAGCCATGCCCGGCCGAGTGGCGGGTGTGGTGCTGACTGAGCAAGCCCTGGATGTCCAGCGAGTGGACCAGCAGGTGAGGGGTGAGATGAGTGCTGAGAACTGCCGGATATATACCAAAGGTGATGTGACAGTATTGTGGTGGATGTCCGGCTGTGATGACTGCCAGCAGGGGATGTCAGGTGGCGAGTGACTGAGCCGATATTGACGATGACTGGCGACGATGAACTGGGGGTCCGGCCGAGTGGAGCAGCGAGCAGCATGGGGTAGTGCTGGCGACGACTAACT
This portion of the Halococcus salifodinae DSM 8989 genome encodes:
- a CDS encoding type IV secretory system conjugative DNA transfer family protein, translating into MGLTSFLSGDSEPSVIEADDTLATDLYDRSRDARLQTVRPYKNTENGLERGMKLLTALHDPDTGMFGMRNKSESLAFELHYGAETELLQSRVATKSEERFELVDRQVQSHYGDSDTREVDPAFLEVQPGQYVSGTTLQLRQRDEFERLRPIRNFRLDPDHFEIGPFRSIAREMVGAAHRPDCDVLVQSVIKPAVSTAKWDRNNWWYGIDQTIDSVTGKDGGSSMNWGEVGKAITEPIQQAAMTEKQRSREERSRRREREENGNRFTGGSGEEPTASRSDVAQLLDQQRGMRGYHLCIRIIAVSDDREEAQKRVQDTAGMFRNFYDSRFQQGFVPVNPSGKKLHRMLQHAASREYTDRKMTFPVDTLTGVCKIPTDLALQQFDHSMSAAGQGVPPRTPRFDWDEAGLDRATASLTERQRALLSTTDPTQPYWYGYGMRSEVEAGVKPDILNVHQFVGGSTGVGKTTLLTNFFYQVMQRGHGGLFFDPKGQDAKDIVRLLPDHREDDLVFIDIGADAEYEVGFNFLEIPLEDPDPESQAFDSAVSALADDFEALLAQSGDGSSWGARMSGITRAVVRGLAEYQVRTDETVTMLDMAFLLADEEGRQRIHEMMGEERIEWIQQATHVIAEYSQDDLEPLFRRLWEWIFSSTIRSVASHPSTTISIDDIVREGKIVVVRNSSGADTPKRLITTALLRRLWVSIREQTNRDDHPDPPQFYVVCDEFDKVVSEKSNIHNILREARAFGLSLTFAAQNLDTGGGDDVGIPESIQKAIRGNCKTFLTFDPGDPEDAKDIAHQHSKSIDGEDIEELSKFRIYMRTHDDQDDKTDSYKVQTLPPAPESLSDGKVRSDAETNTLIAESQERYGQPVRSNSDIKDEMLIDATGGTGTIDADAALPDELDMEDKRVRNRALKVIYDESVRQGDPGGFVAVEDCLGRLRRYLPGGEEINSVGQAWREVFQEISDAYLADRENVIEEGEDAQTEVKALDTGFMNIGHKENDGGKEHWEQMADAYVPFTQLGFVFDIPEQTGGAMPDGLAKLDDALYLDDLDVDDHDRVATRVNNYRDEHAVLDRLAGTQDAFIESEHSTGQTQPSQTISNLAQAHNEGHRCLFICRPGDAEAIYDTVAGEEPCYRDGHSIEGEQRFYTFTNSLSIDGQQITRPGASDNVWVYDEQTGQYILRDNDGTEHARFNTAADIFTDASAYPSGGDRTIKPPAIPEYEFDGGDPNAVEWDIITVPESERDEDGEKIPLSSADLELYRPDEENQPLSEMILQVCHGDGSDEQAVEPSSPADTAGKEPTVSDGGSDTAEVANTDKTDGVSQNETNEEETQGSHDDPEADNISRLS
- a CDS encoding ArsR family transcriptional regulator, which translates into the protein MSSGPFSAETDGKELDFETIGEALGEPREELLIAFLETDREVLSTADLRDHTSVSRGSIIHHLDRLEQWGLVAEQDEREYHHGGGPTARTWTLTSRGRSFCDEVVSTPARVFVSPDDVAVLEQRVDSIETEIEEIKDAHNEMADFVEDLAQQLDSD